In Bombus pascuorum chromosome 13, iyBomPasc1.1, whole genome shotgun sequence, a single genomic region encodes these proteins:
- the LOC132913844 gene encoding mitochondrial 2-oxoglutarate/malate carrier protein-like, which produces MGQTCTHPLDATKIRMQILKSSLRDTICKTFQEHGVRGFYIGWTPAILRQLTYTTTRLGVYNTCYDLISLYVGRLNYPTMVTIGMFSGICGALVGTPADLIYVRMVGDAQLPPEKRRNYRHVFHGLSDIWKTEGVQGLWRGALPTMTRAMIVNGAQLGTYSRAKIMWKDTGLFEEGILLSFCSAMISGFVMSVLSVPVDVAKTRIQTWTLPSKPPGIVTAIATIARTEGVTSMWRGFLPYYSRAAPNAVITMVTLDKLRQIYRIFFLPPIE; this is translated from the exons ATGGGCCAAACATGTACACATCCTTTGGATGCAACTAAGATACGaatgcaaattttaaaaagttcttTGAGAGATACGATATGCAAAACTTTCCAAGAACATGGAGTACGTGGATTCTATATCGGTTGGACTCCGGCTATACTTCGACAATTAACATACACTACGACAAGACTTGGTGTATATAATACGTGCTATGATTTGATCTc ATTATACGTTGGTCGTTTAAATTATCCTACAATGGTCACCATTGGAATGTTCTCTGGTATTTGTGGTGCATTAGTTGGAACGCCGGCCGATTTAATTTATGTTCGTATGGTAGGTGATGCGCAATTACCACCTG aGAAGCGGCGGAATTACAGACACGTTTTCCACGGGCTGTCGGACATTTGGAAAACAGAGGGTGTTCAGGGATTATGGAGAGGAGCTCTACCAACTATGACCAGAGCAATGATCGTGAATGGAGCGCAATTAGGCACCTATAGTAGAGCGAAAATAATGTGGAAGGATACAG GTTTATTCGAAGAAGGCATATTATTGTCATTCTGTTCAGCGATGATATCTGGATTCGTGATGTCTGTGTTGTCAGTGCCTGTGGATGTAGCTAAAACTAG AATACAAACTTGGACCTTACCGTCGAAACCACCCGGGATCGTCACTGCGATCGCTACCATAGCAAGAACCGAAGGAGTAACATCAATGTGGCGTGGATTTCTACCATACTACAGCAGAGCAGCTCCCAATGCTGTAATTACCATGGTGACACTTGATAAGTTAAGacaaatatatcgtatattctTTCTACCACCCATTgagtga